One window from the genome of Elaeis guineensis isolate ETL-2024a chromosome 5, EG11, whole genome shotgun sequence encodes:
- the LOC105034774 gene encoding ABC transporter G family member 15 — translation MEARASASKTWAQESSAAYLVWEDLTAALPSHGGRRPVKKLLQGLSGYAVPGRIMAIMGPSGSGKSTLLDSLAGRLGSNVVLTGKVLLNGKKRRLDYGVVAYVTQENVLLGTLTVRETITYSAHLRLPTTMSKEEVAAVVESAIEEMGLQECADRAIGNWHLRGISGGEKKRLSIALEILTQPRLLFLDEPTSGLDSASAFFVIQTLRQMARDGNKTIISSIHQPSSEVFALFDDLYLLSSGETVYFGDAKLATKFFAEVGFPCPSRRNPSDHFLRCINSDFDRVNATLKGSIKIQAETQSSSDPLSKLGTSEIKAILIEKYKSSEFAMIARNRIQEISKMEGLTVKSDKGSQASWWKQLTTLTRRSFVNMSRDIGYYWLRIVIYIVVAVCVGSIFMDVGTSYTAIFARASCGGFVSGFMTFMSIGGFPSFIEEMKVFIRERQNGHYGVAVYILSNFLSAFPFLIAVSFSAGSITYYMVKFRKGFSHYIYFTVSLYASIAVIESLMMIIASLVPNYLMGIILGAGVMGIMMMTAGFFRLLPDLPKLFWRYPVSVISYGSWALQGNYKNDLIGLEFDPLIPGNQKLSGEYILKNMLGVSLDHSKWVDLIAVFVILVCYRLLFFLILKLKEHASPLFRIIYARTAMRHLLKRPTFKKRKLSFSSRHPNLHPMALQEGLSSPLP, via the exons ATGGAAGCCCGGGCATCGGCGTCGAAGACTTGGGCGCAGGAGTCGTCGGCAGCCTACTTGGTGTGGGAGGACCTCACGGCGGCGCTACCAAGTCATGGCGGCAGACGGCCGGTCAAGAAGCTTCTCCAGGGGCTGAGCGGTTACGCGGTGCCCGGCCGGATCATGGCGATCATGGGGCCGTCGGGTTCCGGCAAATCGACACTCCTCGACTCCTTGGCAG GGAGGCTTGGAAGTAATGTTGTTTTGACCGGGAAAGTTCTACTTAATGGCAAGAAGAGAAGGCTAGACTATGGAGTTGTG GCCTATGTGACACAAGAAAATGTGCTACTGGGGACCCTTACTGTCCGAGAAACAATCACCTATTCAGCGCATCTGAGGCTCCCTACAACGATGAGCAAGGAGGAGGTGGCAGCTGTGGTGGAAAGTGCTATTGAGGAGATGGGTCTGCAAGAATGCGCGGACCGGGCAATTGGAAATTGGCACCTGAGAGGGATCAGTGGTGGAGAGAAGAAAAGGCTCAGCATTGCACTAGAGATACTGACACAGCCCCGCCTACTCTTCCTCGACGAGCCCACCAGTGGTCTCGACAGTGCTTCAGCTTTCTTTGTAATCCAAACATTGAGGCAGATGGCCCGCGATGGCAACAAAACCATCATCTCCTCTATCCACCAGCCTAGCAGCGAAGTCTTTGCACTATTTGATGATCTATACCTTTTGTCCAGTGGAGAAACAGTTTATTTTGGAGATGCCAAGTTGGCCACAAAG TTCTTTGCAGAAGTTGGGTTCCCCTGTCCTAGCAGAAGAAATCCATCAGATCACTTCCTTCGATGTATAAACTCTGATTTTGACCGTGTGAATGCTACTTTAAAAGGGTCGATCAAAATTCAAGCA GAGACACAATCATCTTCAGATCCTCTGTCGAAGTTAGGAACCTCAGAGATCAAAGCTATTCTTATCGAGAAATATAAGAGCTCGGAATTTGCAATGATAGCTAGAAATCGGATTCAAGAGATATCTAAGATG GAAGGGCTTACCGTGAAGTCAGATAAAGGAAGCCAAGCTAGTTGGTGGAAGCAGCTCACAACTCTAACGAGGAGATCTTTTGTGAACATGAGCAGAGACATTGGCTACTACTGGCTACGGATCGTAATCTACATAGTGGTAGCCGTGTGTGTGGGAAGCATCTTCATGGATGTAGGGACGAGTTACACGGCAATATTTGCCAGAGCCTCTTGTGGGGGCTTTGTCTCGGGCTTCATGACCTTCATGTCCATTGGAGGATTCCCATCTTTTATTGAAGAGATGAAGGTGTTCATTCGCGAAAGGCAAAACGGGCATTATGGAGTTGCCGTATACATACTCTCCAACTTCCTCTCAGCGTTCCCTTTCTTGATTGCTGTATCCTTCTCCGCTGGAAGTATAACCTATTACATGGTGAAATTCCGCAAGGGCTTCTCCCATTATATCTACTTTACCGTAAGTCTTTATGCCAGCATTGCAGTGATAGAGAGCCTCATGATGATTATTGCGTCACTTGTCCCCAACTATCTAATGGGCATTATACTTGGAGCAGGTGTCATG GGAATTATGATGATGACAGCCGGGTTCTTCCGGTTGCTGCCAGATCTTCCTAAGCTATTCTGGCGCTATCCGGTTTCCGTAATTAGCTATGGCTCATGGGCCCTTCAG GGAAATTACAAGAATGACTTGATTGGGCTGGAGTTTGATCCTCTGATACCTGGAAATCAAAAATTAAGTGGGGAGTACATCCTAAAAAATATGCTTGGCGTCAGCTTGGATCACTCAAAGTGGGTGGATCTGATAGCCGTATTTGTCATACTCGTTTGCTACAGGCTTCTCTTCTTTCTCATTTTGAAGCTCAAAGAGCATGCCTCCCCTCTTTTCCGGATTATTTATGCAAGAACAGCCATGAGACATCTCTTGAAGAGACCCACCTTCAAGAAGAGGAAGCTGTCATTCTCATCACGGCATCCAAATCTCCACCCAATGGCGTTGCAAGAAGGCCTAAGTTCTCCACTTCCATAA